A stretch of the Nicotiana tabacum cultivar K326 chromosome 6, ASM71507v2, whole genome shotgun sequence genome encodes the following:
- the LOC107786943 gene encoding zinc finger protein BRUTUS isoform X2 produces MAAQGREGGGGVAVLCGGAVNAVDSSTSASSGVLDKESTKQDFPILFFLFFHKAIRLELDALHRSALAYATGQLADIQPLLKRYRFLRSVYKHHSHAEDEVIFPALDIRVKNVAQTYSLEHKGESDLFDHLFELLNSEKHNYESFPRELASCTGALQTSVCQHMSKEEEQVFPLLIEKFSNDEQASLVWQFLCSIPVNMMKKFLPWLSASISLDELKNMHKCLSMIIPKEKLLQQVIFTWMEGGKCVTAVSGHDIDAELECSMDFNSVTVPCASGKVKCACESSSTGKRKFGLKGDTCDTDRGNPIDEVLHWHNAIKRELEEIAAEARRIELAGEFSNLAPFYVKLQFIAEVCIFHSVAEDKVIFPAVDGGLSFFQEHAEEESQFNELRCLIESVQSTEISSTSAAEFFSKLCSQADLIIETIKWHFYNEEVQVLPLARKHFTPDRQRKLLYQSLCLMPLKLIERVLPWLVGSLSEDEARNFLKNLQLAASAHDSALVTLFVGWACKGRTDGVCLSSSVTGCCPVKRFTDIEESYIRAPCLCLLSVDTDDSKRPSKRNLAVICTKENTSNSSKGVNACNISCNDQPCCVPGLGVSDNNLGRTIISTPKSLRSLTFSSTAPSLDSCLFIWETDCISSQPNHKVHPIDTIFKFHKAIRKDLEYLDVESSKLSDCDEAFLRQFIGRFRLLWGLYRAHSNAEDEIVFPALESKEALHNVSHSYTLDHKQEEKLFEDISSALNDLSTLHEGLKDGPMGLSDRDHIRKYNELATKVQGMCKSIRVSLDQHIFREELELWPLFGKHFSVEEQDIIVGRIIGSTGAEVLQSMLPWVTSALTQDEQNKMMDTLKQATKNTMFSEWLNECWRRTPEISAQPETLQTSNTNRVVDSHEGLDQSDHMFKPGWKDIFRMNQTELESEIRKVNRDSTLDPRRKSYLIQNLMTSRWIASQQKSQASTEEVSCSEDVGCSPSFRDPEKQIFGCEHYKRNCKLRAACCGKLFTCRFCHDEVSDHSMDRKATVEMMCMRCLKVQAIGPSCTTPSCNGFSMSKYFCSICKFFDDDRPVYHCPSCNLCRVGNGLGIDFYHCMKCNCCLGISLKEHKCLEKALEINCPICCEFLFTSSATVRPLRCGHYMHSACFQAYACSNYVCPICSKSMGNMAVYFGMLDALLANEVLPEEYQNRWQDILCNDCEQKSRARFHWLYHKCGSCGSYNTRVVKAPATYSGCPTSNGGVRSEE; encoded by the exons ATGGCGGCTCAGGGAAGGGAAGGAGGTGGAGGAGTAGCGGTTTTATGTGGTGGTGCAGTCAATGCCGTGGATTCTTCTACGTCGGCTTCCAGCGGAGTTTTGGACAAGGAGAGTACAAAGCAGGATTTTCCTATTctgttttttctcttctttcacaAGGCAATTCGGCTGGAGCTTGACGCACTTCACCGTTCGGCTTTAGCATATGCTACTGGACAATTGGCCGACATACAGCCGTTGCTCAAGCGTTACCGTTTTCTTAGATCAGTTTACAAGCACCATTCCCATGCTGAGGATGAG GTGATCTTTCCAGCTCTTGATATACGTGTGAAGAATGTAGCACAAACATACTCCTTAGAGCATAAAGGTGAAAGTGATCTTTTCGACCACCTTTTTGAGCTCTTAAATTCTGAGAAGCATAACTATGAAAGTTTTCCACGAGAGCTGGCATCTTGTACTGGGGCATTGCAAACCTCTGTTTGTCAGCACATGTCGAAAGAGGAAGAACAG GTATTTCCTTTGCTCATTGAGAAGTTCTCAAATGATGAGCAGGCATCACTTGTTTGGCAGTTCCTTTGTAGCATTCCTGTCAATATGATGAAAAAGTTCCTTCCTTGGCTTTCAGCTTCTATATCTCTTGATGAGCTCAAGAATATGCACAAGTGCTTGTCTATGATTATTCCAAAAGAGAAGCTTCTCCAgcag GTAATTTTCACCTGGATGGAAGGTGGAAAGTGTGTCACTGCAGTTAGTGGGCATGATATCGATGCTGAGCTGGAATGTTCTATGGATTTTAACTCTGTCACAGTCCCTTGTGCGTCAGGAAAGGTAAAGTGTGCATGTGAATCTTCCAGCACTGGGAAAAGGAAATTCGGGCTAAAAGGTGATACTTGTGATACTGATCGTGGAAACCCAATAGATGAAGTATTGCATTGGCATAATGCTATTAAGAGAGAGCTAGAGGAGATAGCAGCAGAGGCTAGAAGAATTGAGTTAGCTGGAGAATTTTCTAATTTGGCACCTTTCTATGTGAAACTTCAGTTTATCGCTGAAGTCTGCATATTTCACAG TGTTGCCGAGGACAAGGTCATATTTCCTGCTGTAGATGGAGGACTCTCCTTTTTCCAAGAGCATGCTGAAGAAGAAAGTCAATTTAATGAGCTTCGTTGTCTGATTGAGAGCGTTCAAAGTACAGAAATCAGTTCCACTTCAGCTGCTGAGTTTTTCTCCAAATTATGTTCGCAAGCGGACTTAATTATTGAGACAATCAAATGGCACTTTTACAATGAAGAAGTTCAG GTCCTTCCGCTTGCTCGGAAGCATTTTACCCCGGACAGACAGAGGAAACTGTTGTACCAAAGCTTGTGTTTAATGCCATTGAAGTTGATAGAGCGAGTCCTACCCTGGCTAGTTGGATCACTGTCTGAAGATGAAGCCAgaaatttcttaaaaaatttgCAGCTGGCAG CTTCAGCACATGATTCTGCTTTGGTAACCTTATTTGTTGGTTGGGCATGTAAAGGACGTACGGATGGTGTATGTTTGTCTTCTAGTGTCACTGGTTGCTGCCCTGTTAAAAGATTTACTGAcattgaagaatcttatattcGAGCACCTTGTCTATGTTTACTCTCAGTCGATACTGATGATTCTAAGAGGCCTTCCAAAAGAAACCTTGCCGTAATTTGCACAAAAGAAAATACATCGAACTCATCTAAGGGTGTAAATGCTTGTAATATATCTTGCAATGATCAGCCATGCTGTGTTCCAGGATTGGGAGTCAGTGATAATAATCTCGGACGAACTATTATATCCACTCCAAAATCTCTTCGTTCGCTGACCTTCAGCTCTACCGCTCCTTCTCTTGATTCATGCctctttatatgggagacagatTGTATCTCTTCTCAACCCAACCATAAAGTGCATCCTATTGACACAATATTCAAATTTCACAAGGCGATACGAAAAGATTTGGAGTATCTTGATGTTGAATCTAGTAAGCTTAGTGACTGTGATGAAGCTTTTCTTCGGCAGTTCATTGGAAGATTCCGGTTGCTTTGGGGTTTGTACAGAGCCCACAGCAATGCTGAGGATGAAATCGTTTTCCCTGCACTTGAATCTAAAGAAGCACTCCACAATGTGTCTCACTCCTATACCTTAGACCATAAGCAGGAGGAAAAATTGTTTGAAGACATTTCATCTGCCCTCAATGATCTTTCGACTCTTCATGAAGGGCTGAAGGATGGCCCTATGGGCTTAAGTGATAGGGATCACATAAGGAAATACAATGAGCTTGCCACAAAGGTTCAAGGAATGTGTAAATCAATCAGAGTAAGCCTGGATCAACATATATTTAGAGAAGAACTTGAGTTGTGGCCACTGTTTGGCAAACATTTTTCTGTGGAGGAGCAAGACATCATTGTTGGTCGTATAATTGGAAGCACAGGAGCTGAAGTACTTCAATCAATGTTGCCCTGGGTAACTTCTGCTCTTACTCAGGATGAGCAGAATAAGATGATGGACACATTAAAGCAGGCTACTAAAAACACCATGTTCAGCGAATGGCTCAACGAGTGTTGGAGACGAACTCCTGAAATATCTGCACAGCCTGAAACCTTGCAAACTAGCAATACAAACCGAG TTGTTGATTCTCATGAAGGCTTGGACCAGAGTGACCATATGTTCAAACCCGGCTGGAAAGACATTTTCCGTATGAATCAAACAGAACTTGAGTCGGAGATTAGAAAAGTTAACAGGGATTCAACTCTTGATCCAAGAAGGAAATCTTATTTAATTCAAAATCTGATGACTAG CCGTTGGATAGCCTCTCAGCAGAAATCACAAGCATCAACAGAAGAAGTTTCTTGTAGTGAAGATGTTGGGTGTTCACCGTCCTTTCGAGATCCAGAGAAGCAGATTTTTGGATGTGAGCACTACAAAAGAAACTGCAAACTTCGTGCAGCTTGCTGTGGAAAATTGTTTACATGCAGATTCTGCCATGATGAAGTGAGCGACCATTCAATGGATAG GAAAGCAACAGTAGAGATGATGTGCATGCGTTGTTTGAAAGTTCAAGCAATTGGACCTAGCTGCACGACACCCTCATGCAATGGATTTTCCATGTCAAAGTACTTTTGCAGTATATGCAAATTCTTTGACGATGACAG GCCTGTATATCACTGCCCCTCTTGCAACTTGTGTCGTGTTGGAAATGGCCTCGGAATTGATTTTTATCATTGCATGAAATGCAATTGCTGTCTGGGAATAAGTTTGAAAGAGCACAAGTGCTTGGAGAAGGCTTTAGAAATAAATTGTCCCATCTGCTGTGAGTTTTTGTTTACTTCAAGTGCTACAGTTAGACCTCTGCGTTGTGGGCATTACATGCACTCAGCTTGCTTTCAG GCATATGCTTGCAGTAACTACGTTTGTCCGATATGCAGCAAATCTATGGGTAATATGGCG GTTTATTTTGGAATGCTGGATGCTCTGCTGGCTAATGAGGTTCTTCCAGAGGAGTACCAGAATCGTTGGCAG GATATTCTTTGCAATGACTGTGAACAGAAAAGCAGGGCGCGCTTCCATTGGTTATATCATAAGTGTGGGTCCTGCGGATCTTACAACACCAGAGTCGTTAAAGCGCCTGCGACATATTCTGGCTGCCCTACCTCAAATGGTGGAGTGAGGAGTGAGGAATGA
- the LOC107786943 gene encoding zinc finger protein BRUTUS isoform X1, translating to MAAQGREGGGGVAVLCGGAVNAVDSSTSASSGVLDKESTKQDFPILFFLFFHKAIRLELDALHRSALAYATGQLADIQPLLKRYRFLRSVYKHHSHAEDEVIFPALDIRVKNVAQTYSLEHKGESDLFDHLFELLNSEKHNYESFPRELASCTGALQTSVCQHMSKEEEQVFPLLIEKFSNDEQASLVWQFLCSIPVNMMKKFLPWLSASISLDELKNMHKCLSMIIPKEKLLQQVIFTWMEGGKCVTAVSGHDIDAELECSMDFNSVTVPCASGKVKCACESSSTGKRKFGLKGDTCDTDRGNPIDEVLHWHNAIKRELEEIAAEARRIELAGEFSNLAPFYVKLQFIAEVCIFHSVAEDKVIFPAVDGGLSFFQEHAEEESQFNELRCLIESVQSTEISSTSAAEFFSKLCSQADLIIETIKWHFYNEEVQVLPLARKHFTPDRQRKLLYQSLCLMPLKLIERVLPWLVGSLSEDEARNFLKNLQLAASAHDSALVTLFVGWACKGRTDGVCLSSSVTGCCPVKRFTDIEESYIRAPCLCLLSVDTDDSKRPSKRNLAVICTKENTSNSSKGVNACNISCNDQPCCVPGLGVSDNNLGRTIISTPKSLRSLTFSSTAPSLDSCLFIWETDCISSQPNHKVHPIDTIFKFHKAIRKDLEYLDVESSKLSDCDEAFLRQFIGRFRLLWGLYRAHSNAEDEIVFPALESKEALHNVSHSYTLDHKQEEKLFEDISSALNDLSTLHEGLKDGPMGLSDRDHIRKYNELATKVQGMCKSIRVSLDQHIFREELELWPLFGKHFSVEEQDIIVGRIIGSTGAEVLQSMLPWVTSALTQDEQNKMMDTLKQATKNTMFSEWLNECWRRTPEISAQPETLQTSNTNRGSVVDSHEGLDQSDHMFKPGWKDIFRMNQTELESEIRKVNRDSTLDPRRKSYLIQNLMTSRWIASQQKSQASTEEVSCSEDVGCSPSFRDPEKQIFGCEHYKRNCKLRAACCGKLFTCRFCHDEVSDHSMDRKATVEMMCMRCLKVQAIGPSCTTPSCNGFSMSKYFCSICKFFDDDRPVYHCPSCNLCRVGNGLGIDFYHCMKCNCCLGISLKEHKCLEKALEINCPICCEFLFTSSATVRPLRCGHYMHSACFQAYACSNYVCPICSKSMGNMAVYFGMLDALLANEVLPEEYQNRWQDILCNDCEQKSRARFHWLYHKCGSCGSYNTRVVKAPATYSGCPTSNGGVRSEE from the exons ATGGCGGCTCAGGGAAGGGAAGGAGGTGGAGGAGTAGCGGTTTTATGTGGTGGTGCAGTCAATGCCGTGGATTCTTCTACGTCGGCTTCCAGCGGAGTTTTGGACAAGGAGAGTACAAAGCAGGATTTTCCTATTctgttttttctcttctttcacaAGGCAATTCGGCTGGAGCTTGACGCACTTCACCGTTCGGCTTTAGCATATGCTACTGGACAATTGGCCGACATACAGCCGTTGCTCAAGCGTTACCGTTTTCTTAGATCAGTTTACAAGCACCATTCCCATGCTGAGGATGAG GTGATCTTTCCAGCTCTTGATATACGTGTGAAGAATGTAGCACAAACATACTCCTTAGAGCATAAAGGTGAAAGTGATCTTTTCGACCACCTTTTTGAGCTCTTAAATTCTGAGAAGCATAACTATGAAAGTTTTCCACGAGAGCTGGCATCTTGTACTGGGGCATTGCAAACCTCTGTTTGTCAGCACATGTCGAAAGAGGAAGAACAG GTATTTCCTTTGCTCATTGAGAAGTTCTCAAATGATGAGCAGGCATCACTTGTTTGGCAGTTCCTTTGTAGCATTCCTGTCAATATGATGAAAAAGTTCCTTCCTTGGCTTTCAGCTTCTATATCTCTTGATGAGCTCAAGAATATGCACAAGTGCTTGTCTATGATTATTCCAAAAGAGAAGCTTCTCCAgcag GTAATTTTCACCTGGATGGAAGGTGGAAAGTGTGTCACTGCAGTTAGTGGGCATGATATCGATGCTGAGCTGGAATGTTCTATGGATTTTAACTCTGTCACAGTCCCTTGTGCGTCAGGAAAGGTAAAGTGTGCATGTGAATCTTCCAGCACTGGGAAAAGGAAATTCGGGCTAAAAGGTGATACTTGTGATACTGATCGTGGAAACCCAATAGATGAAGTATTGCATTGGCATAATGCTATTAAGAGAGAGCTAGAGGAGATAGCAGCAGAGGCTAGAAGAATTGAGTTAGCTGGAGAATTTTCTAATTTGGCACCTTTCTATGTGAAACTTCAGTTTATCGCTGAAGTCTGCATATTTCACAG TGTTGCCGAGGACAAGGTCATATTTCCTGCTGTAGATGGAGGACTCTCCTTTTTCCAAGAGCATGCTGAAGAAGAAAGTCAATTTAATGAGCTTCGTTGTCTGATTGAGAGCGTTCAAAGTACAGAAATCAGTTCCACTTCAGCTGCTGAGTTTTTCTCCAAATTATGTTCGCAAGCGGACTTAATTATTGAGACAATCAAATGGCACTTTTACAATGAAGAAGTTCAG GTCCTTCCGCTTGCTCGGAAGCATTTTACCCCGGACAGACAGAGGAAACTGTTGTACCAAAGCTTGTGTTTAATGCCATTGAAGTTGATAGAGCGAGTCCTACCCTGGCTAGTTGGATCACTGTCTGAAGATGAAGCCAgaaatttcttaaaaaatttgCAGCTGGCAG CTTCAGCACATGATTCTGCTTTGGTAACCTTATTTGTTGGTTGGGCATGTAAAGGACGTACGGATGGTGTATGTTTGTCTTCTAGTGTCACTGGTTGCTGCCCTGTTAAAAGATTTACTGAcattgaagaatcttatattcGAGCACCTTGTCTATGTTTACTCTCAGTCGATACTGATGATTCTAAGAGGCCTTCCAAAAGAAACCTTGCCGTAATTTGCACAAAAGAAAATACATCGAACTCATCTAAGGGTGTAAATGCTTGTAATATATCTTGCAATGATCAGCCATGCTGTGTTCCAGGATTGGGAGTCAGTGATAATAATCTCGGACGAACTATTATATCCACTCCAAAATCTCTTCGTTCGCTGACCTTCAGCTCTACCGCTCCTTCTCTTGATTCATGCctctttatatgggagacagatTGTATCTCTTCTCAACCCAACCATAAAGTGCATCCTATTGACACAATATTCAAATTTCACAAGGCGATACGAAAAGATTTGGAGTATCTTGATGTTGAATCTAGTAAGCTTAGTGACTGTGATGAAGCTTTTCTTCGGCAGTTCATTGGAAGATTCCGGTTGCTTTGGGGTTTGTACAGAGCCCACAGCAATGCTGAGGATGAAATCGTTTTCCCTGCACTTGAATCTAAAGAAGCACTCCACAATGTGTCTCACTCCTATACCTTAGACCATAAGCAGGAGGAAAAATTGTTTGAAGACATTTCATCTGCCCTCAATGATCTTTCGACTCTTCATGAAGGGCTGAAGGATGGCCCTATGGGCTTAAGTGATAGGGATCACATAAGGAAATACAATGAGCTTGCCACAAAGGTTCAAGGAATGTGTAAATCAATCAGAGTAAGCCTGGATCAACATATATTTAGAGAAGAACTTGAGTTGTGGCCACTGTTTGGCAAACATTTTTCTGTGGAGGAGCAAGACATCATTGTTGGTCGTATAATTGGAAGCACAGGAGCTGAAGTACTTCAATCAATGTTGCCCTGGGTAACTTCTGCTCTTACTCAGGATGAGCAGAATAAGATGATGGACACATTAAAGCAGGCTACTAAAAACACCATGTTCAGCGAATGGCTCAACGAGTGTTGGAGACGAACTCCTGAAATATCTGCACAGCCTGAAACCTTGCAAACTAGCAATACAAACCGAG GTTCAGTTGTTGATTCTCATGAAGGCTTGGACCAGAGTGACCATATGTTCAAACCCGGCTGGAAAGACATTTTCCGTATGAATCAAACAGAACTTGAGTCGGAGATTAGAAAAGTTAACAGGGATTCAACTCTTGATCCAAGAAGGAAATCTTATTTAATTCAAAATCTGATGACTAG CCGTTGGATAGCCTCTCAGCAGAAATCACAAGCATCAACAGAAGAAGTTTCTTGTAGTGAAGATGTTGGGTGTTCACCGTCCTTTCGAGATCCAGAGAAGCAGATTTTTGGATGTGAGCACTACAAAAGAAACTGCAAACTTCGTGCAGCTTGCTGTGGAAAATTGTTTACATGCAGATTCTGCCATGATGAAGTGAGCGACCATTCAATGGATAG GAAAGCAACAGTAGAGATGATGTGCATGCGTTGTTTGAAAGTTCAAGCAATTGGACCTAGCTGCACGACACCCTCATGCAATGGATTTTCCATGTCAAAGTACTTTTGCAGTATATGCAAATTCTTTGACGATGACAG GCCTGTATATCACTGCCCCTCTTGCAACTTGTGTCGTGTTGGAAATGGCCTCGGAATTGATTTTTATCATTGCATGAAATGCAATTGCTGTCTGGGAATAAGTTTGAAAGAGCACAAGTGCTTGGAGAAGGCTTTAGAAATAAATTGTCCCATCTGCTGTGAGTTTTTGTTTACTTCAAGTGCTACAGTTAGACCTCTGCGTTGTGGGCATTACATGCACTCAGCTTGCTTTCAG GCATATGCTTGCAGTAACTACGTTTGTCCGATATGCAGCAAATCTATGGGTAATATGGCG GTTTATTTTGGAATGCTGGATGCTCTGCTGGCTAATGAGGTTCTTCCAGAGGAGTACCAGAATCGTTGGCAG GATATTCTTTGCAATGACTGTGAACAGAAAAGCAGGGCGCGCTTCCATTGGTTATATCATAAGTGTGGGTCCTGCGGATCTTACAACACCAGAGTCGTTAAAGCGCCTGCGACATATTCTGGCTGCCCTACCTCAAATGGTGGAGTGAGGAGTGAGGAATGA